The following proteins are encoded in a genomic region of Liolophura sinensis isolate JHLJ2023 chromosome 5, CUHK_Ljap_v2, whole genome shotgun sequence:
- the LOC135465461 gene encoding b(0,+)-type amino acid transporter 1-like, with protein sequence MNNRVHSECSDTSPRANGGNSIPMRRKREATHRERTSGDGPATEDRAVSSDVGENSVVTIRHQANVKMKQQVGLVGGVAFIVGTMIGSGIFISPKSVLSGTGSVAASLLVWTGCGVIALCGALCFAELGTMIHKSGGEFSYLKESLGPVPAFISVWTGIIMSKTSSQAIIALSFAQYVLTPVFDACGPPQLLLKLVAATVICKCCTCHLNWWPQSLLNWRFFLSSSYWVIAVTVAIVNCYSAKLAARVQVVFMLIKVIALIVIIVGGIVKLAQGNTGYIATGFEDSETNPSVIALAFYGGLWAFDGWNSLNYLTEELVNPNVNLPRAIWIALPLVMVIYLLTNISYLTVLSKDILLASPAVAVSWGDRVLGSVSTVIPLAVACSTFGALNGSCFTGGRLFYVAARAGHFPSILSYVHVHQLTPWCSLIFTTVISLILILPGNISRLINFFSFTAWMINGATFLGLIVMRFTRKDWARPYKVPVVIPAVLVLISGYLVVAPIVQDPQIEFLYAALIIFCGLILYVPFVHFKLKLGCMDSLITRAQLFLQVAPSKFEP encoded by the exons ATGAACAATCGTGTTCACTCGGAATGCTCGg ATACGTCACCTCGTGCCAATGGGGGCAACTCCATCCCAATGAGAAGAAAACGTGAAGCTACCCACAGGGAAAGGACCTCTGGCGATGGTCCGGCGACAGAGGATCGGGCTGTTAGTTCAGATGTGGGTGAGAACAGCGTTGTAACTATTAGACATCAAGCAAATGTGAAGATGAAGCAACAAGTTGGCTTGGTTGGCGGCGTAGCCTTCATAGTGGGCACAATGATTG GATCTGGAATATTCATTTCTCCAAAGAGCGTTCTGAGTGGGACAGGTTCCGTGGCCGCCTCTCTTCTTGTCTGGACTGGCTGTGGAGTTATCGCCCTTTGTG GGGCCCTATGTTTCGCCGAGCTAGGGACGATGATTCATAAGTCCGGTGGAGAATTCTCTTACCTCAAGGAGTCCCTGGGCCCGGTGCCCGCCTTCATCAGCGTGTGGACCGGCATAATCATGTCCAAGACGTCCTCTCAGGCCATCATCGCCCTGAGCTTTGCCCAGTATGTCCTCACCCCTGTGTTTGACGCGTGCGGCCCGCCTCAACTGCTGCTCAAACTGGTGGCTGCAACCGTTATTTGTAAGTGTTGCACATGTCACTTGAACTGGTGGCCGCAATCGTTGCT aaattggcgttttttcCTGAGCAGTTCTTATTGGGTCATTGCAGTGACTGTTGCAATTGTGAACTGCTATAGCGCAAAACTAGCGGCTCGGGTTCAAGTTGTGTTCATGTTAATAAAAGTCATCGCTCTTATTGTCATCATCGTCGGAGGGATTGTAAAACTTGCACAAG GAAACACAGGCTACATCGCCACGGGCTTCGAAGATTCCGAAACTAATCCTTCCGTGATAGCTTTGGCTTTTTATGGCGGGCTCTGGGCCTTTGATGGATG gaaTTCCTTAAACTATCTCACTGAAGAACTGGTCAACCCAAACGT GAACCTGCCTCGTGCCATTTGGATTGCTCTGCCTCTCGTCATGGTCATCTACCTTCTTACAAACATTTCTTATTTGACGGTGTTGTCAAAGGACATCTTACTAGCCTCACCGGCTGTCGCTGTG agcTGGGGTGACCGAGTACTCGGGTCTGTGTCTACTGTCATTCCACTGGCTGTGGCTTGTTCCACGTTTGGTGCTCTCAATGGCTCCTGTTTCACCGGGGGGAG GTTGTTTTATGTGGCGGCACGGGCGGGGCATTTCCCCAGCATACTCTCCTATGTCCACGTGCACCAGTTAACACCGTGGTGTTCGCTTATATTCACA ACAGTGATCTCGCTGATACTGATCTTACCTGGGAACATCAGCAGACTGATCAACTTCTTCAGCTTCACAGCCTGGATGATTAACGGTGCTACTTTCCTGGGGCTAATCGTGATGAGGTTCACACGGAAAGACTGGGCCAGGCCATACAAG GTTCCTGTTGTGATACCAGCTGTACTTGTTCTTATCTCTGGGTACCTCGTTGTGGCTCCCATCGTTCAAGACCCTCAGATCGAGTTCCTCTACGCAGCCTTAATTATCTTTTGCGGACTGATTTTATACGTGCCGTTTGTTCACTTCAAGCTCAAACTCGGCTGCATGG attcTCTTATTACGAGGGCTCAGTTGTTTCTGCAGGTGGCACCGAGTAAATTTGAACCCTAA